The Acidobacteriota bacterium genome includes a window with the following:
- a CDS encoding redoxin domain-containing protein: protein MNKALLLLLGSVSGLLLSAPLGEEQVLSLTPHMPRIGEPLVIAYNSGAPGALLQECKAMTAEVLLLRVSEDALRLDIPMTQSGQSCSCTLRIDDDKARLMLLRFTSKGKTDDNNKNAWDSYLYGTDGKPLEHSHLQRASILQSIDVSGFKRKKDLAAARTELDKERLLYPDNWRASISLWALWMSESPTNETKAKIAAALKDLSEARPDDEEMMVELLKWFEKVGQLQKADEIVTSAIAVHPKGPIAVSVRLRAVYAEMDYAKKIPLLEAFLNDFPQEGPDLERFQNTLVFYCFKAGQYDKAITLLDSARRPDGMFYIQIAWHHIEKKERVEQAMEWARKGTERVRQESKPTYMSQSEWKTFLEGNVGAGLATSALGLLTLGHTREAERLFEEAFVLTKGKRPEINERLAECYLKNGEDSRVVEFCANSLRQGISTEKLVEYYRMAYRKRMGSAKGFDQALIEAGEFKNNRLRGKLSDGPSSPRAINFRLKSLDGRIVDLSVLRGKVVVLDFWATWCAHCKTALPVLEKVHKKYQDNPDVVILAIDTQEADTGANLAMRVQKYFAESHFTVPVLFDDVFLSRKYDIGGLPSQVVIDRHGRIRSRTLGFLGEQAMIDEMSLLIDTLLRE, encoded by the coding sequence ATGAACAAAGCACTACTCCTGCTGCTGGGAAGTGTGAGTGGCCTGCTACTGTCAGCCCCATTGGGGGAGGAGCAGGTCCTCTCCCTCACCCCGCACATGCCTAGGATTGGAGAGCCACTCGTCATCGCCTACAACTCGGGGGCACCCGGTGCTCTGTTGCAGGAATGCAAGGCCATGACTGCCGAGGTTCTTCTCTTAAGAGTCTCAGAGGACGCGCTTCGCCTCGACATTCCAATGACTCAATCGGGCCAGTCGTGCAGTTGCACCTTGAGGATTGATGATGACAAGGCGAGATTGATGTTGCTGCGGTTCACCTCGAAGGGCAAGACCGACGACAATAACAAGAACGCCTGGGATTCCTATTTGTATGGAACCGATGGAAAGCCACTGGAACATTCTCATCTGCAACGCGCCTCCATTCTCCAATCGATCGATGTTTCAGGTTTCAAGCGCAAGAAAGACCTGGCCGCGGCAAGGACCGAACTGGACAAGGAGAGGCTCCTCTATCCCGACAACTGGCGGGCATCCATCTCACTCTGGGCGCTGTGGATGAGCGAATCGCCCACGAATGAAACCAAAGCGAAGATAGCCGCCGCGTTGAAGGACCTCTCTGAAGCCAGGCCGGATGACGAAGAGATGATGGTAGAACTGCTGAAGTGGTTTGAGAAAGTCGGCCAACTGCAGAAGGCGGATGAGATCGTCACGTCCGCCATAGCCGTCCATCCGAAGGGCCCGATTGCGGTCAGCGTTCGTCTCCGCGCAGTTTACGCGGAAATGGACTATGCGAAGAAGATCCCCCTGCTTGAGGCCTTCTTGAATGACTTCCCGCAGGAGGGCCCGGACTTGGAGAGGTTCCAGAACACCCTCGTCTTCTACTGTTTCAAGGCTGGCCAGTACGACAAGGCGATCACGTTGTTGGATTCAGCACGAAGACCCGATGGCATGTTCTACATCCAGATCGCATGGCACCACATTGAGAAGAAGGAACGAGTTGAACAGGCCATGGAGTGGGCCAGAAAAGGAACTGAACGGGTTAGACAAGAATCTAAACCGACCTACATGAGCCAGAGTGAATGGAAGACATTTCTTGAAGGCAACGTCGGAGCAGGACTGGCCACCTCAGCTCTTGGTCTCTTGACGCTAGGTCATACCCGGGAAGCGGAGAGACTCTTTGAAGAGGCCTTTGTGTTGACCAAAGGCAAACGGCCCGAGATCAATGAACGGCTGGCCGAATGTTATCTGAAAAATGGCGAAGACAGCAGAGTTGTGGAATTCTGTGCGAACAGCCTGCGCCAGGGGATTTCGACAGAAAAACTGGTTGAGTATTACAGGATGGCCTATCGGAAGCGGATGGGATCGGCAAAAGGATTCGACCAAGCTCTGATTGAAGCCGGCGAGTTCAAGAACAATCGACTGAGAGGGAAGCTGTCGGATGGACCATCCAGTCCACGAGCAATCAACTTCAGACTCAAGAGCCTCGACGGACGAATCGTCGACCTGTCGGTCCTTCGAGGCAAGGTCGTGGTGCTTGACTTCTGGGCAACCTGGTGCGCGCACTGCAAGACCGCGCTGCCGGTCCTGGAGAAAGTTCATAAGAAATACCAGGACAATCCCGACGTGGTGATTCTGGCCATTGATACCCAGGAAGCCGACACCGGCGCCAACCTCGCGATGCGCGTCCAGAAGTACTTTGCGGAGAGTCACTTCACAGTTCCCGTGCTCTTTGACGATGTGTTTCTAAGTAGAAAGTACGATATCGGCGGACTGCCAAGCCAGGTGGTGATCGATCGCCATGGCAGAATCCGCTCTAGAACACTAGGTTTCCTGGGTGAACAGGCAATGATCGATGAAATGTCCCTGCTTATCGACACGCTGTTGAGGGAATAG
- a CDS encoding RNA polymerase sigma factor: MSTSGVSDSELVERARRGDHAAFGVLVDRHRTSAFRTALAALGSPDDAEEVTQEAFVAAFRYLADFREQASFKTWLLSIAWRKALTRRRSVRALLRRFVAPAEGTEWEWPDPSRGQERTLIDSELGAHLKRLISGLSPKLRDVLLLTTSGEHTYEEIAGMLGIPLGTVKWRVAESKRQLKGKLAELGYGGS, translated from the coding sequence GTGTCTACTTCTGGTGTGAGCGATTCGGAGCTGGTCGAACGGGCCCGGCGTGGCGATCACGCCGCGTTTGGGGTCCTGGTCGACCGGCACCGGACATCGGCCTTCCGGACGGCGCTGGCCGCGCTGGGGTCCCCGGACGATGCCGAAGAAGTGACGCAGGAGGCATTTGTGGCGGCCTTTCGATACCTCGCCGATTTTCGGGAACAGGCCAGTTTCAAGACCTGGCTCCTGTCGATCGCGTGGCGAAAGGCCCTCACGAGGCGCCGGAGCGTAAGGGCCCTGTTGCGCCGGTTCGTCGCGCCGGCCGAAGGCACGGAATGGGAGTGGCCGGACCCGTCGCGCGGGCAGGAGCGGACGCTCATCGACTCTGAACTTGGCGCTCACCTGAAACGCCTGATTTCGGGGCTGTCGCCGAAGCTGCGGGATGTGCTTCTGCTGACCACGTCGGGCGAGCACACCTACGAGGAGATTGCCGGGATGCTGGGGATCCCGCTCGGAACCGTCAAATGGCGGGTCGCCGAGTCGAAGCGGCAGTTAAAGGGCAAGCTGGCGGAGCTGGGATACGGGGGCAGCTAG
- the dnaX gene encoding DNA polymerase III subunit gamma/tau, which produces MSYTVIARRWRPQKLDEVIGQRAVTQTLRNAMSSGRVAQAFVFAGPRGVGKTTTARILARMLNCANGPTADPCGTCDPCREIAEGRDMDVLEIDAATHTGIDNVREVIISGLAIVPVRDKYKIFIIDEVHQLSASSFNALLKSIEEPPPHVTFIMATTALDKIPETIASRSQVFEFKTISSRAIGDQLKKIAVADGITASDEAIALVARAAEGSMRDAETAFDQVLAFAGNTVGVEDVATVLGLVGRDLLFDVLTAVADENGAAAFELAGRAVEAGYDLRLLCRELARLVRDLLVLSIDETRFTDTDIAPEQDHERLKLLLPRFSREDLLRAFDVLARAESEIKGAAEPRYHLEMALLRWIHLRKLTPLSDLIEQLQGRSPAAAPPPRVAAAPPTHRQSAPAPPPFSAPSAAAPSVAASSSSATVARRVVRETSRPPIAPPRSTPPPPAVAPERSAAPPSQPAGAGGSVKDTYLEEIRKARGAFYGSVVAQAQRIEFESDRIVFRFTDAQKFQADQVWQNKDWLEKLALQVAGRRLAVAAESVRAETSARAATSPGASADQVKQEASLKAEALASPTVQALLGIFAADITDVTELKKKS; this is translated from the coding sequence ATGTCCTACACCGTCATTGCCCGCCGCTGGCGGCCGCAGAAGCTCGACGAAGTGATCGGCCAGCGCGCCGTTACCCAGACGCTGCGCAACGCCATGTCGAGCGGCCGCGTCGCGCAGGCCTTCGTGTTTGCCGGGCCGCGCGGCGTCGGCAAGACCACCACCGCCCGCATCCTGGCGCGGATGCTCAACTGCGCCAACGGCCCGACGGCCGATCCGTGTGGTACCTGCGATCCCTGCCGCGAGATCGCGGAAGGCCGCGACATGGACGTGCTCGAAATCGACGCCGCCACGCATACCGGCATCGACAACGTCCGCGAAGTGATCATCTCGGGACTGGCCATCGTGCCGGTCCGCGACAAGTACAAGATCTTCATCATCGACGAGGTCCATCAGCTCTCCGCCTCGTCATTTAACGCATTGCTCAAGTCGATCGAAGAGCCGCCGCCCCATGTGACCTTCATCATGGCGACGACGGCGCTCGATAAGATTCCCGAGACGATTGCGTCGCGTTCGCAGGTCTTTGAGTTCAAGACCATCTCGAGCCGCGCCATTGGCGACCAATTGAAAAAGATCGCGGTTGCCGACGGCATCACGGCGTCCGACGAAGCCATTGCGCTGGTTGCGCGGGCGGCCGAGGGCAGCATGCGCGATGCCGAGACGGCCTTCGACCAGGTGCTGGCGTTCGCCGGCAATACGGTTGGTGTCGAAGACGTCGCGACGGTGCTGGGCCTGGTCGGACGCGATCTGCTGTTCGACGTGCTGACGGCGGTCGCCGACGAGAACGGTGCCGCGGCATTTGAACTGGCCGGCCGCGCGGTCGAAGCCGGCTACGACCTGCGGCTGCTGTGCCGCGAACTGGCTCGCCTGGTTCGCGACCTGCTGGTGCTGTCGATTGACGAGACACGTTTCACAGACACCGACATCGCGCCCGAGCAGGATCACGAGCGGCTGAAACTGCTGCTGCCACGGTTCTCGCGCGAAGATCTGCTGCGCGCCTTCGACGTACTCGCGCGGGCCGAAAGCGAGATCAAGGGCGCCGCCGAGCCGCGCTATCACCTGGAGATGGCGCTGCTGCGTTGGATTCACCTGCGCAAGCTGACGCCGCTCTCCGATCTGATCGAGCAACTGCAGGGCCGGTCGCCTGCTGCCGCGCCGCCGCCGCGCGTGGCGGCCGCGCCTCCGACGCATCGACAGTCAGCGCCGGCGCCTCCGCCATTCTCGGCGCCGTCGGCGGCCGCTCCATCCGTCGCGGCGTCATCGTCGTCGGCCACTGTTGCCCGCCGGGTGGTGAGAGAGACATCGAGGCCGCCGATCGCGCCACCACGCTCAACGCCGCCGCCTCCAGCCGTCGCGCCCGAACGGTCCGCTGCGCCGCCCAGCCAACCTGCCGGTGCGGGTGGCAGCGTCAAGGACACCTATCTCGAGGAGATTCGCAAGGCGCGAGGGGCGTTCTACGGATCGGTGGTCGCACAGGCGCAGCGGATCGAATTCGAGTCCGACCGCATCGTTTTCCGGTTTACCGACGCGCAGAAGTTCCAGGCCGACCAGGTGTGGCAGAACAAGGACTGGCTCGAGAAACTCGCGCTGCAGGTGGCCGGACGCAGGCTCGCCGTCGCCGCGGAGTCTGTGAGAGCCGAGACGTCAGCGCGCGCGGCCACCTCACCTGGTGCCAGCGCTGATCAGGTGAAGCAGGAAGCCTCTCTCAAGGCCGAGGCCCTGGCGAGCCCGACGGTCCAGGCGCTGCTCGGGATTTTCGCCGCTGACATCACGGATGTGACGGAGCTCAAGAAGAAGTCATGA
- a CDS encoding YbaB/EbfC family nucleoid-associated protein — translation MNIQQMMKQAQQMQEQMQRQMAEMRIEASAGGGMVTVVINGLKQLQSLKLDPEVVNKDDVEMLQDLILAAINDASRKADDAMSQQVGGMMGGMKIPGLS, via the coding sequence ATGAACATTCAGCAGATGATGAAGCAGGCGCAGCAGATGCAGGAGCAGATGCAGCGCCAGATGGCCGAGATGCGCATCGAAGCCAGCGCCGGCGGCGGCATGGTGACCGTCGTCATCAACGGCCTCAAGCAACTCCAGTCGCTCAAACTCGATCCCGAGGTCGTCAACAAGGATGATGTCGAAATGCTGCAGGATCTGATTCTTGCGGCGATCAACGACGCCAGCCGGAAGGCCGACGACGCGATGTCGCAGCAGGTCGGCGGCATGATGGGCGGGATGAAGATCCCGGGATTGTCCTGA
- the recR gene encoding recombination mediator RecR, with product MSQPEPLTRLIDQLQRLPGIGRKSAQRLAFHVLKSTREDAERLADAILDVKERVTYCSTCNNVTDVDPCPLCTDSSRNTRVICVVEEPQNVLVIDRARDYNGLYHVLMGALSPLQGIGPGDLRIKSLLARVDTGGVEEIILATNPNVEGEATAIYLARLLKPLGVRVTRIAMGVPVGSDLEYTDDVTMHKAMEGRREV from the coding sequence ATGTCCCAGCCGGAACCCCTCACACGCCTGATCGACCAGTTGCAGCGCCTGCCCGGCATTGGCCGCAAGAGCGCGCAGCGCCTGGCGTTTCACGTGTTGAAGAGCACACGCGAGGATGCCGAACGGCTGGCTGATGCGATCCTCGATGTGAAGGAACGCGTCACCTACTGTTCGACCTGCAACAACGTGACCGACGTCGACCCGTGCCCGCTCTGCACGGATTCGTCCCGGAACACGCGCGTCATCTGCGTGGTGGAAGAGCCCCAGAACGTGCTCGTGATTGATCGGGCCCGCGACTACAACGGCCTCTATCATGTGCTGATGGGCGCGCTGTCGCCGCTGCAGGGGATCGGGCCAGGCGACCTGCGCATCAAGAGTCTGCTCGCGCGGGTGGACACCGGCGGGGTGGAAGAGATTATCCTTGCGACCAACCCGAACGTCGAAGGCGAGGCGACCGCCATCTACCTGGCGCGGCTGCTCAAGCCGCTGGGCGTGCGGGTGACGAGGATCGCGATGGGCGTGCCTGTTGGCAGCGATCTCGAGTACACCGACGATGTGACGATGCACAAGGCGATGGAAGGGCGCCGGGAGGTCTGA
- a CDS encoding DUF4203 domain-containing protein has protein sequence MLPLSYQLPAAVALMAGGVVTCFAGYRLFRFVLGAYGFILGALVASSMVGTADTWAIVVSAIAGGAVGALILVAGYFVGVALVGAGTAAFLLNVIYTPWRGEPQWVLVIVAAAIGAFVAIWFQRHVIVAATAFGGAWTMLVGLAALMAGKSAKAASATTDVWVVYPSAAGLPATWVYAAWIVLSLVGMYVQFHAGGKQKQKKKQ, from the coding sequence ATGCTTCCACTTTCGTATCAACTTCCCGCGGCGGTCGCCCTGATGGCCGGTGGCGTGGTCACCTGCTTTGCCGGGTATCGGCTGTTTCGCTTCGTGCTTGGCGCCTACGGCTTTATTCTGGGCGCGCTGGTGGCCAGCTCGATGGTCGGCACCGCCGACACCTGGGCGATCGTCGTGTCTGCCATCGCAGGCGGCGCGGTGGGCGCGCTGATCCTGGTGGCCGGCTACTTCGTCGGGGTGGCGCTGGTCGGCGCGGGCACGGCGGCGTTTCTGCTGAATGTCATCTACACGCCGTGGCGCGGCGAACCGCAGTGGGTGCTGGTGATCGTGGCCGCCGCCATCGGTGCGTTCGTGGCGATCTGGTTCCAGCGCCACGTTATCGTCGCCGCCACCGCGTTTGGCGGCGCGTGGACCATGCTGGTGGGGCTCGCGGCGCTGATGGCCGGGAAGAGCGCGAAAGCGGCGTCAGCCACGACCGATGTCTGGGTGGTGTATCCCAGCGCAGCCGGGTTGCCCGCCACGTGGGTGTATGCGGCCTGGATTGTCCTCAGCCTGGTCGGCATGTACGTGCAGTTCCATGCCGGCGGCAAGCAGAAGCAGAAGAAGAAGCAGTAG
- a CDS encoding glycosyl hydrolase-related protein, which translates to MHMCYRSRLVSSLLLAWIVMFAAVQGQAGPPAKPAAPSPATAAAPSQAAPARTVATTAKQPAAFDLAKQPTLFVVGYAHLDTQWRWDYPTTIREYLPKTIRDNFALFEKYPNYVFNFSGSNRYRMIKEYYPADYEKVKKAIAAGRWFPSGSSVEENDVNSPSAESIIRQILYGTQYFKREFGKTSAEFMLPDCFGFPASLPTLLAHAGIKGFSTQKLSSSWQPAARVGGPGSPEKTPDGIPFNVGIWEGPDGKTILAALNPGSYGGSVTYDLSKTPPPPPPANPSTPQQQAPRPLVDWPARIAFNGQVTGVFTDYMYYGTGDTGGTPSEPSVKLMDAIVAKRKTVLPPAFSTRGGSQSGQPQPPPPPGVESLVGDGPVRIVSATAEQMFLNIKPEQTAKLPRYKGDLELINHSAGSITSQAYLKRWNRMNEVLADNAERASVAAAWLGGRPYPQRRLNDAWTLVMGGQFHDIIPGTSIPKAYEYSWNDEVLAMNQFAGVLTSAVDAVASAMNTQVTGTPIVVYNPLNIAREDLVEATVPFAAGAPKAVRVVGPDGKDVPAQLTAGNKVLFVARVPSVGYAVFDVQAADAAATSALSVTNSSLENARYRVTLNQNGDVASLFDKATGKELLAAPARLEIKTDNPRNWPAWNMDYEDQMRAPRAYVSGPAKVRIVENGPARVALEVTRETEGSTFVQTIRLSAGDAGTRVEFANAIDWKTKEAHLKAVFPLTAANTVATYNWDVGTIERTPNDERQFEVASHQWFDLTDKGGAFGVTVLSDSKIASDRPDDHTLRLTLIRTPGTRGGYEDQGTQDLGHHEFVYGLAGHANGWRQAQTDWQGQRLNQPLVAFESPKHAGALGRSFSLLTLNNTRLRVLAVKKAEQSDEVIVRLVELDGQKADNVRLTFAAPLVTAREINGVESPVGSATIADGELVTNFGPYQPRTFAVKIGASPTRVTTPVSRQVTLPYNQAVASRDGSVSGGRFDASGRSLPAEMLPGEITFGAIRFSLASPDKFNAVIPRGQTIDLPAGTFTRLYVLAAASEGDQRVIVKIGETPVELTIQDWGGYIGQWDNRIWKAREEPVPPRQGAPAPPPGTPVRMRTVMDYAGLTPGFIKRTPVAWFSSHRHATDGSNDVYAYAYLYVYAIDVPAGAKTVTLPVSERVKILAMSVVNESALTRPAQPLYDTLDR; encoded by the coding sequence ATGCACATGTGCTACCGATCGCGGCTCGTGTCCTCGTTGTTGCTGGCGTGGATCGTGATGTTCGCCGCAGTGCAGGGGCAGGCTGGCCCGCCTGCGAAGCCCGCAGCGCCATCGCCCGCTACGGCAGCCGCGCCAAGTCAGGCTGCACCGGCTCGCACCGTGGCAACAACCGCCAAACAGCCGGCCGCCTTTGATCTCGCGAAGCAGCCCACGCTGTTTGTCGTCGGCTACGCGCACCTGGACACCCAGTGGCGGTGGGACTATCCAACCACCATTCGCGAGTATCTGCCGAAGACCATCCGCGACAACTTCGCGCTCTTCGAGAAGTACCCGAATTACGTGTTCAACTTCAGCGGCTCGAACCGCTATCGAATGATCAAGGAGTACTACCCGGCCGACTATGAGAAGGTGAAGAAGGCGATTGCGGCCGGCCGGTGGTTCCCGTCGGGATCGTCGGTCGAGGAGAACGACGTCAACTCGCCGTCGGCCGAGTCGATCATCCGCCAGATTCTGTACGGCACGCAGTACTTCAAGCGGGAGTTCGGCAAGACCAGCGCGGAGTTCATGCTGCCGGATTGCTTCGGCTTCCCGGCGTCGCTGCCAACCCTTCTCGCGCATGCCGGCATCAAGGGATTCTCGACGCAGAAGCTGTCGTCGAGCTGGCAGCCGGCGGCCCGGGTGGGTGGACCGGGTTCGCCCGAGAAGACGCCGGATGGCATTCCGTTCAACGTCGGGATCTGGGAAGGGCCCGACGGCAAGACGATTCTCGCTGCGCTCAATCCCGGCAGCTACGGCGGATCGGTGACCTATGACCTGAGCAAGACGCCGCCGCCGCCGCCGCCGGCCAATCCGTCGACTCCGCAGCAGCAGGCGCCCAGGCCGCTGGTTGACTGGCCCGCGCGCATCGCGTTCAACGGGCAGGTGACGGGGGTCTTTACCGACTACATGTATTACGGCACCGGCGACACCGGCGGCACGCCCAGCGAGCCTTCGGTCAAGCTGATGGACGCCATCGTCGCGAAGCGCAAGACCGTGCTGCCGCCCGCGTTCTCCACTCGCGGCGGGTCCCAGTCCGGTCAGCCGCAACCGCCGCCGCCTCCCGGCGTCGAATCGCTGGTGGGCGATGGTCCGGTCAGAATCGTGTCGGCGACCGCGGAGCAGATGTTCCTGAACATCAAGCCCGAGCAGACGGCGAAGCTGCCGCGTTACAAGGGTGATCTCGAACTCATCAACCACTCGGCCGGGTCCATCACGTCGCAGGCGTATCTGAAGCGGTGGAATCGGATGAACGAAGTGCTTGCCGACAACGCCGAGCGGGCATCGGTCGCCGCCGCGTGGCTGGGTGGTCGGCCGTATCCGCAGCGGCGGCTGAACGACGCGTGGACGCTCGTGATGGGCGGACAGTTCCACGACATCATTCCCGGCACGAGCATCCCGAAGGCGTACGAGTACTCGTGGAATGACGAAGTGCTGGCGATGAACCAGTTCGCCGGCGTGCTGACCAGCGCCGTCGACGCGGTGGCCTCTGCGATGAACACACAGGTGACGGGCACGCCCATCGTCGTCTACAACCCCCTGAACATCGCGCGCGAGGACCTCGTGGAGGCGACAGTGCCGTTTGCGGCCGGTGCGCCAAAGGCCGTGCGGGTTGTCGGGCCAGACGGCAAGGATGTGCCTGCGCAGTTGACCGCCGGCAACAAGGTGCTCTTCGTCGCGCGCGTGCCGTCGGTCGGGTACGCGGTGTTCGACGTGCAGGCGGCCGATGCGGCAGCGACGTCGGCACTGAGCGTCACCAACTCCTCGCTCGAGAACGCGCGCTACCGGGTGACGCTCAACCAGAACGGCGATGTTGCGAGCCTTTTCGACAAGGCGACGGGCAAGGAACTGCTCGCTGCGCCGGCGCGGCTCGAAATCAAGACAGACAACCCGCGCAACTGGCCCGCGTGGAACATGGATTACGAAGACCAGATGCGCGCGCCTCGGGCGTATGTCTCAGGTCCGGCCAAGGTCCGTATCGTCGAGAACGGGCCGGCTCGCGTCGCCCTTGAAGTGACGCGGGAGACCGAGGGATCGACGTTCGTCCAGACGATTCGGCTGTCGGCCGGCGATGCGGGAACCCGGGTCGAGTTCGCCAACGCGATCGACTGGAAGACGAAGGAGGCACACCTCAAGGCGGTGTTCCCATTGACCGCTGCCAATACGGTGGCCACCTACAACTGGGACGTCGGCACGATCGAGCGCACGCCCAACGACGAGCGGCAGTTCGAGGTGGCGTCGCACCAGTGGTTCGATCTCACCGACAAGGGCGGCGCATTTGGCGTCACCGTGTTGTCCGACAGCAAGATCGCCTCCGACAGGCCGGACGATCACACGCTCCGGCTGACGCTCATCCGCACGCCTGGCACGCGCGGCGGCTACGAGGATCAGGGCACGCAGGACCTCGGCCATCACGAGTTCGTCTACGGGCTTGCCGGCCATGCAAACGGCTGGCGTCAGGCGCAGACCGACTGGCAGGGGCAACGGCTCAATCAGCCGCTGGTCGCGTTCGAGAGCCCGAAGCATGCCGGTGCGCTCGGCAGGAGTTTCTCGCTCCTCACGCTCAACAACACCCGCCTGCGCGTCCTCGCGGTGAAGAAGGCCGAGCAGAGCGACGAGGTCATCGTTCGCCTTGTTGAACTCGACGGCCAGAAGGCCGATAACGTGCGCCTGACGTTTGCCGCGCCGCTTGTGACCGCGCGCGAAATCAACGGTGTGGAGTCGCCGGTTGGATCGGCCACCATCGCCGACGGTGAACTGGTGACGAACTTCGGTCCGTATCAGCCGCGGACGTTCGCGGTGAAGATCGGCGCGTCACCCACACGAGTGACGACGCCGGTGTCGCGTCAGGTGACGCTGCCGTACAACCAGGCCGTCGCTTCCCGCGATGGATCCGTATCGGGTGGACGGTTCGATGCTTCGGGTCGGAGCCTGCCGGCGGAAATGCTGCCCGGTGAGATCACGTTCGGCGCGATTCGCTTCAGCCTGGCGTCGCCCGACAAGTTTAATGCTGTCATCCCTCGCGGTCAGACGATCGATTTGCCAGCCGGCACGTTCACGCGTTTGTATGTGTTGGCGGCGGCGTCGGAAGGTGATCAGCGCGTGATCGTGAAGATCGGCGAGACTCCTGTCGAGCTGACGATCCAGGATTGGGGCGGCTACATCGGGCAGTGGGACAACCGGATCTGGAAGGCCCGCGAAGAACCCGTTCCGCCACGGCAGGGAGCGCCCGCGCCGCCGCCCGGCACACCAGTGCGCATGCGTACCGTGATGGACTACGCGGGCTTGACGCCCGGCTTCATCAAGCGCACGCCGGTCGCCTGGTTCTCGTCACATCGGCACGCGACCGATGGCAGCAACGACGTGTATGCATATGCCTACCTGTATGTGTATGCGATCGATGTGCCGGCTGGCGCGAAGACCGTGACGTTGCCGGTGTCGGAGCGGGTGAAGATCCTGGCGATGTCTGTGGTCAACGAGAGCGCTCTGACGCGCCCGGCGCAACCGCTGTACGACACCCTCGACCGATAG